GGTATTGGTAATGGAATTTCATTAATTATTTTCGCAGGTATCGTTTCAGCAATTCCAAGTGCTATTGGTGGAACAGTTGAACTTGTAAATAATGGCCAAATGAATTTCTTAACTGTAATTGGTATTTTAGTTGTAATTATTGCAACTGTTGGAGCAATTATTTATGTTGAGTTAGGTGAGAGAAGAGTTCCTGTATCATATTCTAGAAAAGTTATGATGCAAAATCAGAAAAGAAGAGTTATGAACTATATTCCAATTAAAGTTAATTTAAGTGGAGTTATTCCAGCAATTTTCGCGAGTGCTATTTTAATGTTCCCTGCAACAGTGTTACAAGGTTCACAAAATAAATACTTAGTTGCAATTGCTGATTACTTAAATCCTAGTTCATACACTTTTAATTTATTTATGTTTTTATTTGTAGTTTTCTTTGCATTCTTTTATGCATCAATTACATTTAATGCAAAAGATATTTCTGAAAACTTAAAAAAGCAAGGTGGATTTATTCCAGGTGTTAGACCAGGAGCAAGTACAGCAGATTTCTTAAATGAAGTTGCAAGTAGATTAACTTTCTGGGGTGCAATTTATATGGGATTAATATCAACTTTACCTTGGCTTATTGTAAAAGCTATGGGAGTTCCATTTTATTTTGGAGGGGTTGCTGTATTAATCGTTGTTCAAGTTGCAATTGATACTATGAGAAAGATTGAAGCTCAGCAATATATGAATAAATATCAAACACTTAGTGCGGTTGGATTGTAAAAATGGCAATTTCACTAAGAAAACCAAATGAAATTGAAAAACTTCGTATAGCAAATGAGGCTGTTGCAAAAACCTTAAATTATTTAAGAGATAATGTAAAAGCTGGTATGACTTTAAAAGAAGTTGATGCAATGGGGGAAAAGTTCTTAAATGATTTAGGAGCTAGACCTTCATTTAAAGGATTATATGGTTTTCCAAATGCAATTTGTACTTCTTTAAACGAGGTTATTATACACGGAATTCCTAGCGATGTTGTTCTTAAAGAGGGTGATATTCTAGGTCTTGATATTGGAACAGAAATTGATGGATGGTATGGTGATTCAGCTATTACAATGCCTATAGGAAAAATTTCAAAAGAGGATGAGGATTTAATTGCTTGTGCTAAAGACTCTTTATATTATGCAATTGATATTATAAGAGAAGGTATGAGATTTAAAGAGTTATCAAAATTGATTGAAGATTTTATTGTAGCTAGAGGATATCAGCCACTTGTTAGATTTTGTGGTCATGGAATTGGTAAACGACCACATGAAGAACCAGAAATTCCAAATTATTTAGAAAATGGAGATACAAAATCTGGACCAAAAATCAAAAATGGAATGGTTTTTTGTATAGAGCCAATGATTTGTCAAAAAGATAGAAATCCTGTTATTTTAAAAAATGGTTGGGATGTCGTATCTGCTGATGGATTAAATGGTAGTCATTATGAACATACAGTTGCTGTTATCAATGGGAGAGCAGTTATTTTAAGTAATTCGGAAAATTGAGGGGAAAAAAAGTGGCAAAAGATGATGTAATAGTAATTGATGGAAAAGTAATTGAAGCTTTACCAAATGCTATGTTTAGAGTTGAATTAGATAATGGACATGTTGTATTGTGTCATATTTCAGGTAAAATGAGAATGCACTATATAAAAATATTACCTAATGATACTGTAAAAGTAGAAATAACACCTTATTCATTGGATAAGGGAAGAATCACACATAGATATAAATAATTATCTATAAAAATTAAATAAGGAATTTTTTCCTTATTTATATCTCACAAATTATTCAAAAAAAACTCACAAAATATAAAAAACTATGAAGCCAAAAAAAATAATACTTCGCACACTTTAAAAAAGTTATATTATTTTATTATAGCTCCATAACTTTTCATACTAATTTATCCTATTTTTTGTTAAATCTATCTCTTTTTCAATAATCTGTTTTTGTTCAATTAATAAATCTAAATGCTTTTTTAAAATATCTTTATTCTTATATGACTCCATAATAAACTCAAAGAGTTTTGGTCTATTTTTTTTCCAATTATGTAATGTTGTTTTATTTACTTCTAAATCTGATTCTAGTCTTCTTAAACTAGGAGTGTTCATTTTAATTCCTATTCAAATTTCATTTGTGATTTTACAAAATATTGGAACAAAAGTCAAGATATTTTTCGAATATAATTAAATAATTGGAACAAATATTTGTTCAAGAAAGATTTTTGTACAATTTCACATGACAAAATCAGTTAAAAATAGAGTATTAAAATATTTATATAATTTGAAATCATTTGGATATGAATATCACGAACCTTTGGAGTTTTTCCAAGCAGAAGTTAAAAATGTAAAATTACCAAATAGTTTAATTGAGTTAAAAAATAGTGTTGAACACTGTTATTTATGTGAACTATCAAAATGTCGTAAAAACGTCCTTTTTGGATATGGAAATTTTAATTCAAAGGTTCTATTTATAAATGATGAACCTAGTAAAAGTGAAGATGAAATAGGTTCTTTTTATGTTGGAAATAGTGGTGAATTATTATCTAAAATGATAGAAAATGTTTTAAATATTAAAAAAGAAGAGATTTATATAACAACTTTGGTAAAATGCAAAAGTTTAAATGGGGCAACAAATTCTAATATGGAAGTTTGTAATGACTATTTATTAAAACAAATTGAGTTGATTAAACCTAAATTACTTGTAGTTTTAGGTGAAAAAGCTTATTCATTTTTATTAAAAAATGATGATAATTTTTCTCAAAATAGAGGAAAAGAGTTGAGTTTTAATAATATACCTTTAATTGCAACATTTTCACCAACTTTTTTATTAAGAAATCCTTCTTTTAAAAAAGATGCATATTATGATATGTTAAAAATAAAAAATTTCATGGAGGAATTAAATTGAAACAAATATTAGCCTTGTTTGTAGTAGTTTTTGTTTTCTTTGGTTGTACTCAAAAACAAGTTGTTGAGTTAAAACTGCCAGGTAAAAATAAAATAGAGAAAAAAGTTCCACAAAAAGCTGTTGAAGAAGATACTGTTACAGTTGTTGAGGAATTTGTTCCTATAGAGATTAAAGAAGATAAAATTAAAGAAGAAACTATTCCAAGTGGAACTATGAATGATACAGAAGAGATGAACTCTTCTGAATCATTTGTAGAAAATAAAATTGATATTCAAATTGATAAAACAAAAGCTAAAATGCAATTAGCATTTATTTATCCATCTTCTGTTTCAAAATATGCAAGAAGTTCATTAAATACAATATCTGGATATTTGTCATATCAAAAAGCTGATTATAATTTACTTGTAATTGATTGTGAAAATGAAAGTTACGATAAAATCAGTTCTGCTTTTTCAAAAGTTCAACAAGAAGGTATAACTAATGTTGTTGCATTATTTACTCCAAATGCTATTTCAACTTTAAATAAAGTAGTTTCAAGTGATTTAA
The genomic region above belongs to Arcobacter ellisii and contains:
- the secY gene encoding preprotein translocase subunit SecY, with the translated sequence MSKDLINKILITLGFIFLYRLLAYVPVPGVNIDVVKEFFDSNANNALGLVNMFSGNAVERLSIISLGIMPYITASIIMELLAATFPALGKMKKERDGMQKYMQIIRYTTIVITLIQSIGVSVGLNSLTGQNGQGAISIDMNTFIAVSAISMLTGTMLLMWIGEQITQKGIGNGISLIIFAGIVSAIPSAIGGTVELVNNGQMNFLTVIGILVVIIATVGAIIYVELGERRVPVSYSRKVMMQNQKRRVMNYIPIKVNLSGVIPAIFASAILMFPATVLQGSQNKYLVAIADYLNPSSYTFNLFMFLFVVFFAFFYASITFNAKDISENLKKQGGFIPGVRPGASTADFLNEVASRLTFWGAIYMGLISTLPWLIVKAMGVPFYFGGVAVLIVVQVAIDTMRKIEAQQYMNKYQTLSAVGL
- the map gene encoding type I methionyl aminopeptidase gives rise to the protein MAISLRKPNEIEKLRIANEAVAKTLNYLRDNVKAGMTLKEVDAMGEKFLNDLGARPSFKGLYGFPNAICTSLNEVIIHGIPSDVVLKEGDILGLDIGTEIDGWYGDSAITMPIGKISKEDEDLIACAKDSLYYAIDIIREGMRFKELSKLIEDFIVARGYQPLVRFCGHGIGKRPHEEPEIPNYLENGDTKSGPKIKNGMVFCIEPMICQKDRNPVILKNGWDVVSADGLNGSHYEHTVAVINGRAVILSNSEN
- the infA gene encoding translation initiation factor IF-1, with translation MAKDDVIVIDGKVIEALPNAMFRVELDNGHVVLCHISGKMRMHYIKILPNDTVKVEITPYSLDKGRITHRYK
- a CDS encoding uracil-DNA glycosylase, whose amino-acid sequence is MTKSVKNRVLKYLYNLKSFGYEYHEPLEFFQAEVKNVKLPNSLIELKNSVEHCYLCELSKCRKNVLFGYGNFNSKVLFINDEPSKSEDEIGSFYVGNSGELLSKMIENVLNIKKEEIYITTLVKCKSLNGATNSNMEVCNDYLLKQIELIKPKLLVVLGEKAYSFLLKNDDNFSQNRGKELSFNNIPLIATFSPTFLLRNPSFKKDAYYDMLKIKNFMEELN